The Streptomyces phaeolivaceus genome has a window encoding:
- a CDS encoding sensor histidine kinase: protein MPAIAAPAFVRRGSLSLRRLPDLVFLTVVVGGVLRLVDVNSTLCWELVPLITLLSGGYVGGLALWDRLGSRGRPLWLAALLALWCAISWGMPASVATAYTWLALPLAILALRMFTGPAAVAAVGGITVLLVVVIARTSAPLHPELVVPPTAALWATVALYRAQQRLLGELRRTRAELARGQREAGRLAERARIARDLHDTLAQELAGSRMLLQAADRDWDRRPDLARTQVRTVVDALGAHLAETRTIIGDLTPPALEHGDLTTALRALCARDTTTPTRVLFRTEGEPGDLSRDRAAALLRVAQGLLANAREHARARHVWVTLDHRDRATVRVEVRDDGVGFDAGRTTARRGDRGLGLAAGRDRLRALGGSLTVRSAPGRGTLARASLPVDTLALAGPAVGR from the coding sequence GTGCCCGCCATCGCCGCCCCCGCCTTCGTACGCCGAGGTTCGCTGTCGCTCCGGCGGCTGCCCGACCTGGTGTTCCTGACCGTCGTCGTGGGCGGGGTGCTCCGCCTCGTCGACGTCAACTCCACGCTGTGCTGGGAACTGGTCCCGCTCATCACCCTGCTGTCGGGCGGATACGTCGGCGGACTCGCCCTCTGGGACCGGCTGGGGAGCCGGGGCAGGCCCCTGTGGCTCGCCGCCCTGCTGGCCCTGTGGTGCGCGATCTCCTGGGGGATGCCCGCGTCCGTCGCCACCGCCTACACCTGGCTGGCCCTGCCGCTGGCCATCCTCGCCCTGCGCATGTTCACCGGCCCTGCGGCGGTCGCCGCCGTCGGCGGGATCACCGTGCTGCTCGTCGTGGTGATCGCCCGGACCTCCGCGCCCCTCCACCCCGAACTGGTCGTCCCGCCCACCGCCGCGCTCTGGGCCACCGTCGCCCTCTACCGCGCCCAGCAGCGGCTCCTCGGCGAACTCCGGCGCACCCGAGCCGAGTTGGCGCGCGGCCAGCGCGAGGCCGGCCGGCTCGCCGAGCGCGCCCGCATCGCCCGCGACCTGCACGACACCCTCGCCCAGGAACTCGCCGGCAGCCGGATGCTCCTCCAGGCCGCCGACCGGGACTGGGACCGCCGCCCCGACCTCGCCAGGACCCAGGTCCGCACGGTCGTGGACGCGCTCGGCGCGCATCTCGCCGAGACCCGCACCATCATCGGCGACCTCACCCCGCCCGCCCTGGAGCACGGCGACCTCACCACCGCGCTGCGCGCCCTCTGCGCCCGCGACACGACCACACCCACCCGGGTGCTGTTCCGGACCGAGGGCGAGCCGGGCGACCTGTCCCGGGACCGGGCCGCCGCCCTGCTCCGCGTCGCCCAGGGCCTGCTGGCCAACGCCCGGGAGCACGCCCGCGCCCGCCATGTCTGGGTCACCCTCGACCACCGCGACCGCGCGACCGTCCGCGTAGAGGTGCGCGACGACGGCGTGGGCTTCGACGCGGGGCGCACCACCGCCCGCCGGGGCGACCGGGGGCTCGGCCTCGCCGCCGGCCGGGACCGGCTGCGCGCCCTCGGCGGCTCGCTCACCGTCCGAAGCGCCCCCGGCCGAGGCACCCTGGCCCGCGCCAGCCTCCCCGTGGACACCCTCGCCCTGGCCGGCCCGGCGGTCGGCCGGTGA
- a CDS encoding response regulator transcription factor, with product MTDPDAPATPALRVLIVDDHMVVRAGLRALLTGEPGFEVVGETGDGEEAVRLAARLGPDVVLMDLRLTDDTAPGTRVNGLDATRRIIADTPGSRVVVLTGSGTQGDVVRAMEAGARGYILKAGPPEELFRAVRAAAAGGMGLAPEAAGHLAGHLADPGGALTDREIEVVRLLALGHSNRAIAAALHLTEATIKTHLVRVYRKLGTENRASTVSEAVRRGLLELG from the coding sequence GTGACCGACCCCGACGCCCCCGCCACCCCCGCGCTGCGCGTCCTGATCGTGGACGACCACATGGTCGTACGCGCCGGACTGCGCGCCCTGCTCACCGGCGAACCCGGCTTCGAGGTGGTCGGCGAGACCGGCGACGGCGAGGAGGCCGTCCGCCTCGCCGCGCGACTGGGCCCCGACGTGGTGCTGATGGACCTCCGGCTGACCGACGACACCGCCCCCGGCACCCGCGTCAACGGCCTCGACGCGACCCGCCGGATCATCGCCGACACCCCCGGCAGCCGGGTCGTCGTCCTCACCGGCTCCGGCACCCAGGGGGACGTCGTACGGGCGATGGAGGCCGGCGCCCGCGGCTACATCCTCAAGGCCGGCCCGCCCGAGGAACTCTTCCGCGCCGTGCGTGCCGCGGCGGCCGGCGGGATGGGGCTCGCGCCCGAGGCCGCCGGACATCTCGCCGGGCATCTGGCCGATCCGGGCGGCGCCCTGACCGACCGTGAGATCGAGGTCGTACGGCTGCTGGCGCTGGGCCACAGCAACCGGGCCATCGCCGCCGCCCTCCATCTCACCGAGGCCACGATCAAGACCCATCTGGTCCGCGTCTACCGCAAGCTCGGCACCGAGAACCGGGCGAGCACGGTGTCCGAGGCGGTCCGGCGGGGGCTGCTCGAACTGGGCTGA